A window of the Lactuca sativa cultivar Salinas chromosome 5, Lsat_Salinas_v11, whole genome shotgun sequence genome harbors these coding sequences:
- the LOC111897899 gene encoding E3 ubiquitin-protein ligase At1g63170, whose amino-acid sequence MAVTVTPEEQNIDHATDSFPLLIESRVHHENEHIIDLERGDDDDDDDASSSSNASTNSLSHGLSNSPRASTSQLIRSSSSGSTSNGVGRRGEGFGRRRWSPFDTLLWISIELVFTLGQIIASIVVLCISQKENPQTPLFAWIVGYAAGCFASLPFLYWRYLHRNQSTEPGSSQARQPPSEANHTPEPNSYITISFARSSEEETRPPTSPDTWNGLNVGSNARLSMLVDHFKMALDCFFAVWFVVGNVWIFGGHSSSADAPNLYRLCIVFLTFSCIGYAMPFILCGMICCCLPCIISILGVREDMNQMRGASEDSISALPTHKFKLKKNTNNNNNNEMMKDDDSGVDEGGILAAGTEKERVISGEDAVCCICLAKYADNDLLRELPCTHFFHIQCVDKWLKINASCPLCKFEIGGSNDNSSTEDSNQQQA is encoded by the exons ATGGCTGTAACTGTAACCCCCGAAGAACAGAACATAGACCATGCAACAGACAGTTTCCCCTTGCTCATCGAGAGCCGAGTACACCATGAAAATGAACATATAATCGATTTGGAAagaggtgatgatgatgatgatgatgatgcttctTCCTCATCAAACGCATCAACTAATTCTCTTTCTCATGGCTTATCAAACAGCCCTAGAGCTTCCACTTCTCAACTGATTCGATCATCATCCAGTGGTTCAACTTCAAATGGAGTTGGAAGGAGAGGAGAAGGGTTTGGGAGGCGAAGATGGAGCCCATTCGACACACTGCTATGGATTTCAATCGAATTAGTGTTCACTTTGGGGCAAATCATTGCATCCATTGTTGTCTTATGTATATCACAAAAGGAGAACCCACAGACTCCATTGTTTGCTTGGATTGTGGGGTATGCAGCTGGATGTTTTGCAAGTCTTCCATTTTTATACTGGCGATATCTCCATAGAAATCAATCTACTGAACCAGGGTCAAGTCAAGCTAGACAACCACCTTCTGAAGCTAACCATACACCAGAACCAAATTCTTATATCACAATCTCCTTTGCTCGTTCTTCAGAAGAGGAAACACGTCCACCCACATCTCCAGACACTTGGAATGGTCTTAATGTGGGGTCCAATGCCAG GCTTAGTATGCTTGTGGACCATTTCAAAATGGCTTTAGATTGCTTCTTTGCTGTATGGTTTGTAGTTGGAAATGTCTGGATATTTGGAGGACATTCATCCTCTGCTGATGCTCCCAATTTGTACAG GCTATGTATAGTGTTTCTTACGTTTAGCTGTATTGGATACGCGATGCCTTTCATTTTATGTGGAATGATTTGTTGCTGTTTGCCTTGTATCATTTCAATCCTTGGTGTTCGTGAGGATATGAATCAAATGAGAGGAGCAAGTGAAGATTCCATCAGTGCTTTGCCAACACACAAATTTAAACTAAAGAAAaacacaaataataataataataatgaaatgATGAAAGATGATGATTCAGGTGTTGATGAAGGTGGGATTCTAGCAGCAGGAACTGAAAAAGAACGTGTCATTTCTGGGGAAGATGCT GTTTGTTGCATATGTCTGGCAAAATATGCGGATAATGATTTGTTGAGAGAGCTTCCTTGCACGCATTTCTTCCATATACAATGTGTAGACAAATGGCTGAAGATCAATGCATCTTGTCCATTATGCAAGTTTGAGATTGGGGGTAGTAACGACAATTCATCTACAGAAGACTCGAATCAGCAACAAGCATGA